One Phaseolus vulgaris cultivar G19833 chromosome 11, P. vulgaris v2.0, whole genome shotgun sequence genomic window carries:
- the LOC137824935 gene encoding extensin-2-like, which yields MGTRQWPRLILAFAFSLMAITLAADYDKPYYSQPSTYYPHPTPPYQQQRSPPYYYKSPPPPPPYVRKFPPYYYKSPPPPSPSPPPPYVYKSPPPPSPSPPPPYLYKSPPPPSPSPPPPYVYKSPSPPSPSPPPPYVYKSPPPPSPSPPPPYVYKSPPPPSPSPPPPYVYKSPPPPSPSPPPPYVYKSPPPPSPSPPPPYYYKSPPPPSPSPPPPYYYKSPPPPSPSPPPPYYYKSPPPPSPSPPPPYYYKSPPPPSPSPPPPYVYKSPPPPSPSPPPPYYYKSPPPPSPSPPPPYYYNSPPPPSPSPPPPYYYKSPPPPSPSPPPPYYYNSPPPPSPSPPPPYVYKSPPPPSPSPPPPYYYKSPPPPSPSPPPPYVYKSPPPPSPSPPPPYYYKSPPPPSPSPPPPYYYKSPPPPSPSPPPPYYYKSPPPPSPSPPPPYYYKSPPPPSPSPPPPYYYKSPPPPSPSPPPPYYYKSPPPPSPSPPPPYYYKSPPPPSPSPPPPYYYKSPPPPSPSPPPPYYYKSPPPPSPSPPPPYYYKSPPPPSPSPPPPYYYKSPPPPSPSPPPPYYYKSPPPPSPSPPPPYYYKSPPPPSPSPPPPYVYKSPPPPSPSPPPPYYYKSPPPPSPSPSPAYYYKSPPPPVY from the coding sequence ATGGGAACGAGGCAATGGCCTCGTTTGATCCTTGCATTTGCATTTTCACTTATGGCTATCACTCTTGCTGCTGATTATGATAAGCCTTACTATTCCCAACCCTCAACCTACTATCCACACCCAACACCACCATATCAACAACAAAGGTCACCACCATATTACTACAAATCTCCACCACCACCTCCTCCTTATGTCCGTAAATTCCCTCCATATTACTACAAATCACCACCACCTCCCTCTCCATCACCACCTCCTCCTTATGTCTACAAGTCTCCTCCTCCACCATCCCCATCACCACCTCCTCCATATCTCTACAAGTCTCCACCTCCTCCATCTCCTTCTCCTCCCCCACCTTATGTTTACAAGTCACCATCCCCTCCATCCCCATCACCACCACCTCCCTATGTTTACAAGTCCCCACCCCCTCCATCTCCTTCTCCACCCCCACCCTACGTCTACAAGTCACCACCCCCACCATCCCCATCACCACCACCTCCATACGTTTATAAATCTCCACCCCCACCATCTCCTTCACCTCCTCCACCCTATGTTTATAAGTCACCACCCCCACCATCCCCATCACCACCTCCTCCATACTACTACAAGTCCCCTCCTCCACCATCACCGTCACCACCTCCTCCATATTACTACAAGTCTCCACCCCCACCATCTCCATCACCACCTCCTCCATACTACTACAAGTCCCCTCCTCCACCATCACCTTCACCCCCTCCTCCATATTACTACAAGTCTCCACCCCCACCATCTCCCTCACCTCCTCCCCCTTATGTTTATAAGTCACCACCCCCACCATCCCCATCACCACCTCCCCCATACTACTACAAGTCCCCTCCTCCGCCATCACCTTCACCACCTCCTCCATATTACTACAACTCTCCACCCCCACCATCTCCCTCACCTCCTCCTCCATACTACTACAAGTCTCCACCTCCACCATCACCTTCACCCCCTCCTCCATATTACTACAACTCTCCACCCCCACCATCTCCATCACCACCTCCCCCGTATGTTTATAAGTCACCACCCCCACCGTCCCCATCACCACCTCCTCCATACTACTACAAGTCTCCACCCCCACCATCTCCCTCACCTCCTCCCCCTTATGTTTATAAGTCACCACCCCCACCATCCCCATCACCACCTCCTCCATACTACTACAAGTCCCCTCCCCCACCATCACCTTCACCACCTCCTCCATATTACTATAAATCTCCACCCCCACCATCTCCTTCACCTCCTCCTCCATACTACTACAAGTCTCCACCCCCACCATCACCTTCACCACCTCCTCCATATTACTACAAGTCTCCACCCCCACCATCTCCCTCACCTCCTCCACCATATTACTATAAGTCACCACCACCTCCATCCCCATCACCACCTCCTCCATACTATTACAAGTCCCCGCCCCCACCATCACCTTCACCACCTCCTCCATATTACTATAAATCTCCACCCCCACCATCTCCTTCACCTCCTCCTCCATACTACTACAAGTCTCCACCCCCGCCATCACCTTCACCACCTCCTCCATATTACTACAAGTCTCCACCCCCGCCATCTCCCTCACCTCCTCCACCATATTACTATAAGTCACCACCACCTCCATCCCCATCACCACCTCCTCCATATTACTACAAATCTCCACCCCCACCATCTCCCTCACCTCCTCCTCCATACTACTACAAGTCCCCGCCCCCACCATCTccttctcctcctccaccaTATTATTATAagtcaccaccaccaccttcaCCTTCACCACCTCCTCCATACGTATATAAGTCTCCCCCTCCACCTTCTCCGTCTCCTCCTCCACCATATTACTACAAGTCACCACCTCCTCCGTCTCCTTCACCGTCTCCAGCATATTACTACAAGTCTCCACCGCCTCCCGTATATTAA